A window of Streptomyces sp. DG1A-41 contains these coding sequences:
- the ftsY gene encoding signal recognition particle-docking protein FtsY: MDIVILAVVIAVVVLGALGGLIVGSRRKKQLPPPPPAAPDITAPPAEPHVGDEAETPREEPRRTIEEVDLPDGSAPVVVEEPPTEAPGIEIPEPAAGRLVRLRARLSRSQNALGQGLLTLLSREHLDEDTWEEIEDTLLTADVGVQPTQELVERLRERVKVLGTRTPDELRTLLREELVTLVGRDMDRTVKTEPEDRKPGIVLVVGVNGTGKTTTTGKLARVLVADGQSVVLGAADTFRAAAADQLQTWGERVGAHTVRGPEGGDPASVAFDAVKEGKEMGANVVLIDTAGRLHTKTGLMDELGKVKRVVEKHAPVDEVLLVLDATTGQNGLVQARVFAEVVDITGIVLTKLDGTAKGGIVVAVQRELGVPVKLVGLGEGADDLAPFEPEAFVDALIGE, from the coding sequence ATGGACATCGTCATCCTTGCTGTAGTCATCGCCGTGGTCGTGCTCGGCGCGCTCGGCGGGCTCATCGTCGGCAGCCGGCGCAAGAAGCAGCTGCCCCCGCCCCCGCCCGCAGCGCCCGACATCACCGCCCCACCGGCCGAGCCGCATGTCGGCGACGAGGCCGAGACGCCGCGGGAGGAACCGCGGCGCACGATAGAGGAGGTGGATCTCCCGGACGGCTCCGCTCCGGTCGTCGTCGAGGAGCCGCCCACCGAGGCTCCCGGCATCGAGATCCCGGAGCCCGCCGCGGGCCGCCTGGTCCGGCTGCGGGCCCGGCTCTCCCGCTCGCAGAACGCTCTCGGCCAGGGCTTGCTGACCCTGCTGTCGCGCGAGCACCTCGACGAGGACACCTGGGAGGAGATCGAGGACACGCTGCTCACCGCCGACGTCGGCGTGCAGCCCACCCAGGAACTGGTCGAGCGCCTGCGCGAGCGGGTGAAGGTGCTCGGCACCCGCACTCCCGATGAGCTGCGCACCCTGCTGCGCGAGGAGCTCGTCACGCTGGTCGGCCGGGACATGGACCGCACGGTCAAGACCGAGCCGGAGGACCGCAAGCCGGGCATCGTGCTGGTCGTCGGCGTCAACGGCACCGGAAAGACCACCACCACCGGCAAGCTCGCCCGTGTCCTGGTGGCCGACGGCCAGAGCGTGGTGCTCGGCGCCGCCGACACCTTCCGGGCCGCCGCCGCCGACCAGCTCCAGACCTGGGGCGAGCGCGTCGGCGCCCACACCGTGCGCGGACCGGAGGGCGGCGACCCGGCCTCCGTCGCCTTCGACGCGGTCAAGGAGGGCAAGGAGATGGGCGCCAACGTCGTGCTCATCGACACGGCCGGCCGCCTGCACACCAAGACCGGCCTCATGGACGAGCTCGGCAAGGTCAAGCGGGTCGTGGAGAAGCACGCCCCGGTGGACGAGGTGCTGCTCGTGCTCGACGCCACCACCGGCCAGAACGGCCTGGTGCAGGCCCGGGTCTTCGCCGAGGTCGTCGACATCACCGGCATCGTCCTCACCAAGCTCGACGGCACGGCCAAGGGCGGCATCGTGGTCGCCGTCCAGCGCGAACTGGGTGTCCCGGTCAAGCTGGTCGGGCTCGGCGAGGGCGCGGACGACCTGGCGCCGTTCGAGCCGGAGGCGTTCGTTGACGCCCTTATCGGAGAGTGA
- a CDS encoding helix-turn-helix domain-containing protein, translating to MTTTQEPAAGLDDLPYNVFAKACPSRGTLEHVTGRWGALTLGALYEGSLRFNELRRRVDGVSEKMLSQTLHALERDGLVHREAQPTNPPRVDYELTPLGRGVAERLLALIHFVEGSMDDVLAARERYDSARA from the coding sequence ATGACCACCACCCAGGAGCCCGCGGCGGGGCTGGACGACCTCCCGTACAACGTGTTCGCCAAGGCCTGCCCCTCGCGCGGCACGCTGGAGCACGTCACGGGGCGCTGGGGCGCACTGACGCTGGGAGCCCTGTACGAGGGCTCGCTCCGCTTCAACGAGCTGCGTCGCCGCGTCGACGGCGTCAGCGAGAAGATGCTGTCCCAGACGCTGCACGCGCTGGAGCGCGACGGCCTGGTGCACCGCGAGGCCCAGCCGACCAACCCGCCCCGGGTGGACTACGAACTGACACCGCTGGGACGCGGCGTGGCCGAGCGGCTGCTCGCCCTGATCCACTTCGTGGAGGGCAGCATGGACGACGTACTGGCCGCGCGCGAGCGGTACGACTCCGCTAGGGCGTGA
- a CDS encoding sugar porter family MFS transporter gives MTSTAQAPKSGARAAHPEHLGHVIFIAAAAAMGGFLFGYDSSVINGAVEAIRGRYEIGSAALAQVIAIALIGCAIGAATAGRIADRIGRIRCMQIAAILFTISAVGSALPFALYDLAFWRVVGGFAIGMASVIGPAYIAEVAPPAYRGRLGSFQQAAIVIGIAVSQLVNWGVLNAADGDQRGKLMGLEAWQVMLGVMVIPAVLYGLLSFVIPESPRFLISVGKHERAREILAEVEGKDIDLDARVTEIEHAMKSEHKSSFKDLLGGSFFFKPIVWIGIGLSVFQQFVGINVAFYYSSTLWQSVGVDPTDSFFYSFTTSIINIIGTVIAMIFVDRIGRRPLAIIGSVGMVVGLALEAWAFSHHLVDGKLPATQGWIALVAAHVFVLFFALSWGVVVWVMLGEMFPNRIRAAALGVAAAAQWIANWAITASFPSLADWNLSVTYVIYTAFAALSIPFVLKFVKETKGKALEEMG, from the coding sequence GTGACCAGCACAGCGCAGGCACCCAAGTCAGGAGCCAGGGCGGCTCATCCCGAGCATCTCGGGCATGTCATCTTCATCGCGGCGGCGGCCGCGATGGGTGGTTTCCTCTTCGGCTACGACAGTTCCGTGATCAACGGCGCCGTCGAGGCCATCCGGGGCCGCTACGAGATCGGCTCCGCAGCCCTCGCCCAGGTCATCGCCATCGCCCTCATCGGCTGCGCCATCGGCGCCGCGACCGCCGGCCGCATAGCCGACCGCATCGGCCGCATCCGTTGCATGCAGATCGCCGCGATCCTCTTCACGATCAGCGCCGTCGGCTCGGCACTGCCCTTCGCGCTGTACGACCTCGCCTTCTGGCGCGTCGTCGGCGGCTTCGCCATCGGCATGGCCTCGGTGATCGGCCCGGCCTACATCGCCGAGGTCGCCCCGCCCGCCTACCGCGGCCGGCTCGGCTCCTTCCAGCAGGCCGCGATCGTCATTGGCATCGCCGTGTCGCAGCTGGTCAACTGGGGTGTACTGAACGCCGCCGACGGCGACCAGCGCGGCAAGCTGATGGGCCTTGAGGCCTGGCAGGTCATGCTCGGCGTCATGGTCATCCCGGCCGTCCTCTACGGGCTGCTCTCCTTCGTCATCCCCGAGTCCCCGCGCTTCCTCATCTCCGTCGGCAAGCACGAGCGCGCCCGGGAGATCCTCGCCGAGGTCGAGGGCAAGGACATCGACCTGGACGCCCGTGTCACCGAGATCGAGCACGCCATGAAGAGCGAGCACAAGTCCAGCTTCAAGGACCTGCTCGGTGGCAGCTTCTTCTTCAAGCCGATCGTCTGGATCGGTATCGGCCTGTCGGTCTTCCAGCAGTTCGTCGGCATCAACGTCGCGTTCTACTACTCCTCGACGCTGTGGCAGTCGGTCGGCGTCGACCCGACGGACTCGTTCTTCTACTCCTTCACCACGTCGATCATCAACATCATCGGCACCGTCATCGCGATGATCTTCGTCGACCGCATCGGCCGCAGGCCGCTCGCGATCATCGGCTCGGTCGGCATGGTCGTCGGCCTGGCGCTGGAGGCCTGGGCGTTCTCGCACCACCTGGTCGACGGCAAGCTGCCCGCCACGCAGGGCTGGATCGCCCTGGTCGCCGCGCACGTCTTCGTCCTCTTCTTCGCCCTGTCCTGGGGCGTGGTCGTCTGGGTCATGCTCGGCGAGATGTTCCCCAACCGGATCCGCGCCGCCGCCCTGGGTGTGGCCGCCGCCGCGCAGTGGATCGCCAACTGGGCCATCACCGCGAGCTTTCCGTCGCTGGCCGACTGGAACCTCTCCGTGACCTACGTGATCTACACGGCGTTCGCCGCGCTCTCCATCCCGTTCGTCCTGAAGTTCGTCAAGGAGACGAAGGGCAAGGCCCTGGAGGAGATGGGCTGA
- a CDS encoding bifunctional DNA primase/polymerase encodes MGFTIGISRGMRDIRSGSRRRGRTSDGTAVAEYTGLWGWDVVPGARTAAGACSCGRRDCPAPGAHPLDFAPVIPAGATLDDVTETWGEFPGASVMLPVGRAFDVIDVAEPAGCRGLARLERMGLPVGPVAATPDGRAHFLVAPGAAADLPGLLYRMGWDDPAALDLRGLGPGTHITAPPSDRGGLGPVRWLRSPALDSASRPPEARLVLGTLAYVAHRSRA; translated from the coding sequence ATGGGCTTCACGATCGGCATCAGCCGGGGCATGCGCGACATCCGGTCCGGCTCACGCCGCCGCGGCCGCACGTCGGACGGCACCGCCGTGGCCGAGTACACCGGCCTGTGGGGCTGGGACGTGGTGCCGGGCGCCCGGACCGCGGCGGGCGCCTGCTCCTGCGGCCGCCGTGACTGCCCGGCGCCGGGCGCGCATCCGCTGGACTTCGCGCCGGTGATCCCCGCCGGGGCGACACTGGACGACGTGACCGAGACCTGGGGCGAGTTCCCCGGCGCTTCGGTGATGCTGCCGGTAGGCCGGGCGTTCGACGTCATCGACGTGGCCGAACCCGCAGGCTGCCGCGGGCTGGCCCGCCTGGAGCGCATGGGCCTGCCCGTCGGCCCGGTCGCGGCCACCCCGGACGGCCGCGCCCACTTCTTGGTCGCCCCCGGCGCCGCCGCCGACCTGCCCGGCCTGCTCTACCGCATGGGCTGGGACGACCCGGCCGCCCTCGACCTGCGCGGCCTCGGCCCCGGCACACACATCACGGCACCGCCCTCCGACCGCGGCGGTCTCGGCCCCGTGCGCTGGCTGCGCTCCCCCGCCCTGGACTCGGCGTCCAGGCCGCCGGAGGCCCGCCTGGTGCTGGGCACGCTGGCGTATGTGGCGCACCGGTCACGCGCCTAG
- a CDS encoding LLM class flavin-dependent oxidoreductase: MPVSVVRFNLVAPGATPAELGARYRAALEMASYADDRGVTTVQTEEHHGADNNWLPSPFAFAGAVFGATRRVAVTVSAVIGPLHDPLRLAEEIAVLDLLSGGRLVTVAGIGYRPEEYDLFGVDFTRRGRLQDELLETLLAAWTGEPFSYRGRTVRITPRPYTEPHPLLLVGGSSQAAARRAARLGLPFFPSAHLPELEAYYKERLIEYGTEGWVMMPAAETPLLHVAEDPDRAWAEYGEHVLHEARTYASWQSGGVRSAVKSAATTVEDLRAEGVYRILTPEQCAGLGLDSYVLHPLAGGMPVEEGWRSLHLFCERVLPGLGS, from the coding sequence ATGCCCGTCTCGGTCGTACGCTTCAACCTCGTCGCTCCCGGGGCCACCCCGGCCGAGCTCGGCGCCCGTTACCGGGCCGCCCTGGAGATGGCTTCGTACGCCGACGACCGGGGCGTGACCACGGTGCAGACGGAGGAGCACCACGGGGCCGACAACAACTGGCTGCCGTCGCCGTTCGCCTTCGCGGGGGCCGTCTTCGGCGCGACCCGGCGTGTCGCGGTCACCGTCTCGGCGGTCATCGGCCCGCTGCACGACCCGCTGCGGCTCGCCGAGGAGATCGCCGTGCTGGACCTGCTGAGCGGCGGCCGGCTGGTGACGGTCGCCGGGATCGGGTACCGGCCCGAGGAGTACGACCTGTTCGGCGTGGACTTCACCCGGCGCGGGCGGCTCCAGGACGAGCTGCTGGAGACGCTGCTCGCGGCCTGGACGGGCGAGCCCTTCTCCTACCGGGGCCGCACGGTCCGCATCACCCCCCGCCCTTACACCGAACCGCATCCCCTGCTCCTGGTCGGCGGCTCCTCCCAGGCCGCCGCCCGCCGGGCCGCCCGGCTCGGCCTGCCCTTCTTCCCCAGCGCGCATCTGCCAGAGCTGGAGGCGTACTACAAGGAGCGGCTCATCGAGTACGGCACCGAGGGCTGGGTGATGATGCCCGCCGCCGAGACACCGCTGCTGCACGTGGCCGAGGATCCGGACCGGGCCTGGGCGGAGTACGGGGAGCACGTCCTGCACGAGGCACGGACGTACGCCTCCTGGCAGTCGGGCGGTGTGCGCTCGGCGGTGAAGTCGGCGGCGACGACGGTCGAGGACCTGCGCGCGGAGGGCGTGTACCGGATCCTCACGCCGGAGCAGTGTGCGGGGCTGGGGCTGGACTCCTACGTCCTGCATCCGCTGGCGGGCGGAATGCCGGTGGAGGAGGGGTGGCGGAGTCTGCACCTGTTCTGCGAGCGCGTGCTACCGGGCCTGGGGAGCTGA
- the smc gene encoding chromosome segregation protein SMC, with translation MHLKALTLRGFKSFASATTLRFEPGITCVVGPNGSGKSNVVDALSWVMGEQGAKSLRGGKMEDVIFAGTTGRPPLGRAEVSLTIDNSDGALPIEYAEVTITRIMFRNGGSEYQINGDTCRLLDIQELLSDSGIGREMHVIVGQGQLDSVLHADPMGRRAFIEEAAGVLKHRKRKEKALRKLDAMQANLARVQDLTDELRRQLKPLGRQAAVARRAAVIQADLRDARLRLLADDLVRLREALKAEVADEAALKERKEAAEQELRKALQREALLEDEVRQLTPRLQRTQQTWYELSQLAERVRGTISLADARVKSATSAPPEERRGRDPEDMEREAARIREQEAELEAALEAAERALEDTVAHRAELERALAQEERRLKDAARAIADRREGLARLSGQVNAARSRAASAQAEIERLAAARDEAQERAVAAQEEYEALKAEVDGLDAGDAELAEQHEAAKQQLTEAEAALTAAREAVTAAERKRAATQARHEALALGLRRKDGTGILLAAKDRLSGILGPAAELLTVTPGYEVALAAAFGAAADAIAVTTPASAADAIRLLRKQDGGRATLLLAGATDPRGAENCATCHDAAADAGRNVAADLVRGPCELMPAVRRLLRGIVVVSTLEDAEDLVYARPDLTAVTAEGDLLGAHFAHGGSAGAPSLLEVQASVDEAAAELEELAVRCGELTEAQHVAGERRKECAALVEELGERRRAADREKSAVAQQLGRLAGQARGAAGEAERSTAAAARAQEALDKALAEVEELVERLAVAEEMPIEEEPDTSVRDRLAADGANARQTEMEARLQVRTHEERVKGLAGRADSLDRAARAEREARARAEQRRARLRHEAAVAEAVGSGARQLLAHVEVSLARADAERTAAEAAKARREQELARARTEGRDLKAELDKLTDSVHRGEVLGAEKRLRIEQLETKALEELGVEPAGLVAEYGPHQLVPPSPPAEGEELPEDPEHPRNRPRPFVRSEQEKRLKSAERAYQQLGKVNPLALEEFAALEERHQFLSEQLEDLKKTRADLLQVVKEVDERVEQVFTEAYRDTAREFEGVFSRLFPGGEGRLILTDPDNMLTTGVDVEARPPGKKVKRLSLLSGGERSLTAVALLVSIFKARPSPFYVMDEVEAALDDTNLQRLIRIMQELQEASQLIVITHQKRTMEVADALYGVSMQGDGVSKVISQRLR, from the coding sequence GTGCACCTCAAGGCCCTGACCCTCCGCGGGTTCAAGTCGTTCGCCTCGGCGACCACCCTCCGGTTCGAGCCGGGGATCACGTGCGTCGTCGGACCGAACGGCTCGGGCAAGTCCAACGTCGTCGACGCGCTCAGCTGGGTCATGGGCGAGCAGGGCGCCAAGTCGCTGCGCGGCGGCAAGATGGAGGACGTCATCTTCGCCGGCACCACCGGCCGCCCGCCACTGGGCCGGGCCGAGGTGTCCCTGACCATCGACAACTCCGACGGGGCCCTGCCCATCGAGTACGCCGAGGTCACCATCACCCGGATCATGTTTCGCAACGGCGGCAGCGAGTACCAGATCAACGGTGACACCTGCCGCCTCCTCGACATCCAGGAACTGCTCTCCGACTCCGGTATCGGCCGCGAGATGCACGTCATCGTCGGGCAGGGCCAGCTCGACTCCGTGCTGCACGCCGACCCCATGGGCCGCCGCGCCTTCATCGAGGAAGCCGCCGGCGTCCTCAAGCACCGCAAGCGCAAGGAGAAGGCGCTGCGCAAGCTGGACGCGATGCAGGCCAACCTGGCGCGCGTGCAGGACCTCACCGACGAGCTGCGGCGCCAGCTCAAGCCCCTCGGCCGCCAGGCCGCCGTCGCGCGCCGGGCCGCCGTCATCCAGGCCGACCTGCGCGACGCCCGGTTGCGCCTGCTGGCCGACGACCTCGTGCGGCTCAGGGAAGCCCTCAAGGCCGAGGTCGCCGACGAGGCCGCGCTGAAGGAGCGCAAGGAGGCCGCCGAGCAGGAGCTGCGTAAGGCGCTCCAGCGGGAGGCGCTCCTGGAGGACGAGGTACGGCAGCTCACGCCGCGCCTCCAGCGCACCCAGCAGACCTGGTACGAGCTCTCCCAGCTCGCCGAGCGGGTGCGCGGCACGATCTCGCTGGCCGACGCCCGCGTGAAGAGCGCCACCTCCGCGCCCCCCGAGGAGCGGCGCGGCCGCGACCCCGAGGACATGGAGCGCGAGGCCGCCCGCATCCGCGAGCAGGAGGCCGAGCTGGAAGCGGCCCTGGAGGCCGCCGAACGCGCCCTGGAGGACACCGTCGCTCACCGCGCCGAGCTTGAGCGCGCGCTGGCCCAGGAGGAACGGCGCCTCAAGGACGCCGCCCGGGCCATCGCCGACCGGCGCGAGGGCCTGGCCCGGCTCAGCGGCCAGGTCAACGCGGCCCGATCCCGGGCGGCCTCCGCCCAGGCCGAGATCGAACGCCTGGCCGCCGCCCGCGACGAGGCGCAGGAACGTGCCGTCGCCGCGCAGGAGGAGTACGAGGCGCTCAAGGCCGAGGTCGACGGCCTCGACGCCGGCGACGCGGAACTCGCCGAGCAGCACGAGGCGGCGAAGCAGCAGCTCACCGAGGCCGAGGCCGCCCTCACGGCAGCCCGCGAGGCGGTCACGGCGGCGGAACGCAAGCGCGCCGCCACCCAGGCCCGCCACGAGGCCCTGGCACTCGGCCTCCGCCGCAAGGACGGCACCGGGATACTGCTCGCGGCGAAGGATCGTCTCTCCGGCATCCTCGGCCCGGCGGCGGAACTCCTGACCGTGACCCCCGGCTACGAAGTCGCCCTCGCCGCGGCCTTCGGAGCGGCGGCGGACGCGATCGCCGTGACGACCCCGGCCTCGGCGGCCGACGCGATCCGGCTCCTGCGCAAACAGGACGGAGGCAGGGCGACTCTGCTCTTGGCAGGAGCTACCGACCCCAGGGGCGCGGAGAACTGCGCGACCTGCCACGACGCCGCCGCAGACGCAGGACGGAACGTCGCCGCCGATCTGGTCCGCGGCCCCTGCGAACTCATGCCGGCCGTACGCCGCCTCCTGCGAGGCATCGTCGTCGTCAGCACCTTGGAGGACGCCGAGGATCTCGTCTACGCCCGCCCCGACCTCACGGCGGTGACGGCCGAAGGCGACCTCCTCGGCGCACACTTCGCCCACGGCGGCTCCGCGGGCGCGCCCAGCCTCCTGGAGGTGCAGGCCTCCGTCGATGAGGCCGCCGCAGAGCTCGAAGAGCTCGCCGTCCGCTGCGGGGAACTGACCGAGGCGCAGCACGTGGCCGGGGAGCGGCGCAAGGAGTGCGCCGCGCTGGTCGAGGAGCTGGGGGAGCGGCGCCGGGCCGCCGACCGGGAGAAGTCGGCCGTCGCCCAGCAGCTCGGCCGGCTCGCCGGGCAGGCACGGGGCGCCGCGGGGGAGGCCGAGCGGTCCACCGCCGCCGCGGCCCGGGCCCAGGAGGCCCTCGACAAGGCACTCGCGGAGGTCGAGGAACTCGTCGAGCGGCTCGCCGTCGCCGAGGAGATGCCGATCGAGGAGGAGCCCGACACCTCCGTACGGGACCGGCTCGCCGCCGACGGTGCCAACGCGCGCCAGACCGAGATGGAGGCCCGCCTCCAGGTCCGTACGCACGAGGAACGGGTCAAGGGCCTGGCCGGGCGGGCCGACTCCCTGGACCGGGCCGCCCGCGCGGAACGCGAGGCACGCGCGCGTGCCGAGCAGCGGCGGGCCCGGCTGCGGCACGAGGCGGCCGTCGCCGAGGCCGTCGGCTCGGGTGCCCGGCAGCTGCTCGCGCACGTCGAGGTCTCCCTGGCCCGAGCCGACGCGGAGCGCACCGCCGCCGAGGCCGCCAAGGCCCGCCGCGAACAGGAACTCGCCCGTGCCCGTACCGAGGGACGCGATCTCAAGGCCGAACTCGACAAGTTGACGGATTCGGTCCACCGCGGCGAGGTACTCGGCGCCGAGAAGCGGCTGCGGATCGAGCAGCTGGAGACCAAGGCGCTGGAGGAGCTGGGTGTCGAACCGGCGGGGCTGGTGGCGGAGTACGGACCGCACCAGCTCGTGCCGCCCTCGCCCCCCGCCGAGGGCGAGGAGCTGCCGGAGGATCCGGAGCACCCACGCAACCGGCCCAGGCCGTTCGTCCGGTCCGAGCAGGAGAAACGCCTGAAGTCGGCCGAGCGCGCCTACCAGCAGCTCGGCAAGGTGAACCCGCTCGCCCTGGAGGAGTTCGCGGCGCTGGAGGAACGCCACCAGTTCCTCAGCGAGCAGCTGGAGGACCTGAAGAAGACGCGGGCGGATCTCCTCCAGGTGGTGAAGGAGGTCGACGAGCGCGTCGAGCAGGTCTTCACCGAGGCCTACCGGGACACGGCCCGGGAGTTCGAGGGCGTCTTCAGCCGGCTGTTCCCGGGTGGTGAGGGGCGGCTGATCCTGACCGACCCCGACAACATGCTCACCACGGGCGTGGACGTCGAGGCCCGGCCGCCGGGCAAGAAGGTCAAGCGGCTGTCGCTGCTCTCCGGCGGGGAGCGGTCGCTGACCGCCGTGGCGCTGCTCGTGTCGATCTTCAAGGCGCGGCCGAGCCCGTTCTACGTCATGGACGAGGTCGAGGCTGCCCTCGACGACACCAACCTCCAGCGGCTCATCCGGATCATGCAGGAGCTCCAGGAAGCCTCCCAGCTGATCGTGATCACCCACCAGAAGCGCACGATGGAGGTCGCCGACGCGCTCTACGGCGTCTCCATGCAGGGCGACGGTGTGTCGAAGGTCATCAGCCAGCGCCTCCGCTAG
- a CDS encoding acylphosphatase: MSEDVRLVAWVRGRVQGVGFRWFTRAKALEIGGLSGFALNLGDGRVQVVAEGAREGCEGLLEWLRSDDTPGRVDGVTEIWDTPRGGYEGFAIR; this comes from the coding sequence ATGAGTGAGGATGTGCGACTGGTCGCCTGGGTGCGTGGACGCGTCCAAGGTGTGGGTTTCCGCTGGTTCACCCGGGCCAAGGCCCTGGAGATCGGCGGCCTGAGTGGTTTTGCTCTCAATTTGGGCGACGGGCGCGTCCAGGTGGTCGCGGAGGGCGCGCGAGAGGGCTGTGAAGGCCTGCTGGAGTGGCTGCGGAGTGACGACACGCCCGGCCGCGTGGACGGCGTCACCGAGATCTGGGACACACCGCGCGGCGGCTACGAGGGCTTCGCCATCCGCTGA
- a CDS encoding CAP domain-containing protein, translating to MGRHRRSAAGRAATGRATGITQADGSVTGQDPSHSPTGDGATMGIAPYLNPEAYADTYAKSEAYLFATAASEPGDGHDARIAETAAFADHGFTPDGGARRPGSHRRRKKTARPMRTGLLGVSAAVALGTVAVATGAVPGLENYKLGGGNGGADKVQAGDTPTNSPIEQGGTTGSADGRDGAPTSRDAERSLSPSPSASKSSAAPTKTPEKPEKTREKTPEKKKPTATPSERPDDTPSRTATKAPQKPSAPAALSEESAAAAQVLKLVNEERAKVGCSAVAANSALTELAQKYSEDMAARGFFDHTDPDGRTPWDRAEKAGISNLGGENIARGQADAAAVMDAWMNSPGHRANILNCDFKTLGVGVEFGSGGPWWTQNFGY from the coding sequence ATGGGACGCCACCGACGCTCCGCCGCCGGCCGCGCCGCCACGGGCCGCGCCACGGGGATCACGCAGGCCGACGGCTCCGTGACAGGCCAGGACCCGTCGCACTCCCCCACGGGAGACGGCGCGACGATGGGCATCGCGCCCTACCTGAACCCCGAGGCGTACGCCGACACCTACGCGAAGAGCGAGGCCTACCTGTTCGCCACGGCCGCCTCCGAGCCGGGTGACGGCCATGACGCCCGGATCGCCGAGACGGCCGCCTTCGCCGACCACGGCTTCACGCCCGACGGCGGCGCCCGGCGCCCGGGCTCGCACCGCCGCCGGAAGAAAACCGCGCGGCCGATGCGCACCGGGCTGCTCGGCGTGTCCGCGGCGGTCGCCCTCGGCACGGTCGCGGTCGCCACGGGCGCGGTGCCCGGCCTCGAGAACTACAAGCTCGGCGGTGGCAACGGCGGCGCCGACAAGGTGCAGGCCGGGGACACGCCGACGAACAGCCCGATCGAGCAGGGCGGCACCACCGGCAGCGCCGACGGCCGGGACGGTGCGCCCACGAGCCGGGACGCCGAGCGCTCCCTCTCGCCGTCGCCGTCCGCCTCGAAGTCGTCGGCCGCGCCGACGAAGACGCCGGAGAAGCCGGAGAAGACGCGGGAGAAGACTCCGGAGAAGAAGAAGCCGACGGCCACCCCCAGCGAGAGGCCGGACGACACGCCCTCCCGTACGGCCACGAAGGCGCCGCAGAAGCCCAGCGCGCCCGCCGCCCTCTCCGAGGAGTCCGCCGCCGCGGCCCAGGTGCTCAAGCTCGTGAACGAGGAGCGGGCCAAGGTGGGGTGCAGCGCGGTCGCCGCGAACAGCGCGCTGACCGAGCTGGCACAGAAGTACAGCGAGGACATGGCCGCGCGCGGCTTCTTCGACCACACCGACCCGGACGGCCGGACGCCGTGGGACCGGGCCGAGAAGGCCGGGATATCCAACCTCGGCGGGGAGAACATAGCGCGCGGCCAGGCCGACGCCGCAGCCGTGATGGATGCCTGGATGAACAGCCCGGGCCACCGCGCCAACATCCTGAACTGCGACTTCAAGACGCTGGGCGTCGGTGTCGAGTTCGGGTCGGGCGGCCCGTGGTGGACCCAGAACTTCGGCTACTAG
- the mutM gene encoding bifunctional DNA-formamidopyrimidine glycosylase/DNA-(apurinic or apyrimidinic site) lyase yields MPELPEVEVVRRGLQRWVAHRTVAEAEVLHPRAVRRHLAGTDDFAHRLKGHRIGTPSRRGKYLWLPLEDTDQSILAHLGMSGQLLVQPHTAPDEKHLRIRVRFTDALDTELRFVDQRTFGGLSLHDNTPDGLPDVIAHIARDPLDPLFDEEAFHRALRRKRSTIKRALLDQSLISGVGNIYADEALWRARIHYERPTATFTRPRSLLLLGHVRDVMNAALAVGGTSFDSLYVNVNGESGYFDRSLDAYGRESLPCRRCGTPIRRRPWMNRSSYYCPKCQRPPRITP; encoded by the coding sequence GTGCCCGAGTTGCCGGAGGTCGAGGTCGTACGGCGCGGACTTCAGCGGTGGGTCGCCCACCGGACCGTCGCCGAGGCCGAGGTGCTGCACCCGCGTGCGGTGCGCCGTCACCTCGCGGGCACCGACGACTTCGCGCACCGCCTGAAGGGCCACCGCATCGGCACACCGAGCCGCCGCGGCAAGTACCTGTGGCTGCCCCTGGAGGACACGGACCAGTCGATCCTGGCCCACCTCGGCATGAGCGGTCAGCTGCTGGTCCAGCCGCACACGGCCCCGGACGAGAAGCACCTGCGCATCCGCGTCCGCTTCACCGACGCCCTGGACACCGAACTCCGCTTCGTCGACCAGCGCACCTTCGGCGGTCTGTCGCTGCACGACAACACCCCCGACGGCCTGCCCGACGTCATCGCGCACATCGCCCGCGACCCGCTCGACCCGCTCTTCGACGAGGAGGCCTTCCACCGGGCGCTGCGCCGCAAGCGGTCCACGATCAAGCGGGCCCTGCTCGACCAGTCGCTGATCAGCGGCGTCGGCAACATCTACGCGGACGAGGCCCTGTGGCGCGCCCGCATCCACTACGAGCGCCCGACCGCGACCTTCACGCGCCCGCGCAGCCTGCTGCTCCTGGGCCATGTCCGGGACGTCATGAACGCGGCCCTCGCGGTGGGCGGCACCAGCTTCGACAGCCTGTACGTCAACGTCAACGGCGAGTCGGGCTACTTCGACCGGTCCCTCGACGCGTACGGCCGCGAGAGCCTGCCCTGCCGACGCTGCGGCACCCCGATACGCCGACGGCCCTGGATGAACCGGTCGAGCTACTACTGCCCCAAGTGCCAGCGGCCGCCGCGGATCACGCCCTAG